One stretch of Chitinophaga pendula DNA includes these proteins:
- a CDS encoding glutathione peroxidase yields MLKMALLSLLLFLKSGNIYDFKVASIDGGKINFADYKGKKILVVNTASMCGNTPQYAELEKLYTKYKDKLVIVGFPANNFGQQEPGSNAEIQAFCSKKYAVTFPMAAKISVKGDDIHPLYKWLLTESKAKHMEPAEVTWNFQKYLLDEKGNLVAVFSPKTQPTDPAVIAAIEKK; encoded by the coding sequence ATGCTTAAAATGGCATTACTCTCCTTATTGTTATTTCTTAAATCAGGCAACATATACGATTTTAAAGTAGCATCTATCGATGGCGGAAAGATCAATTTTGCCGATTACAAAGGCAAAAAGATACTGGTTGTAAATACCGCCTCCATGTGCGGCAACACACCGCAATATGCCGAACTGGAAAAACTGTATACCAAGTACAAAGACAAACTCGTGATCGTAGGATTCCCTGCCAACAACTTCGGGCAGCAGGAACCAGGATCCAACGCCGAGATCCAGGCTTTCTGTTCAAAAAAATATGCAGTTACCTTCCCCATGGCAGCTAAAATATCTGTTAAAGGGGATGACATCCATCCGTTGTACAAATGGCTGCTGACTGAAAGTAAAGCCAAACACATGGAACCAGCCGAAGTAACCTGGAACTTCCAGAAATACCTCCTGGACGAAAAAGGTAACCTGGTCGCTGTATTTTCTCCCAAGACCCAACCAACGGATCCTGCTGTCATAGCAGCGATAGAGAAAAAGTAA
- a CDS encoding DUF6252 family protein yields the protein MNRCLPSLLVTASCICMLAVTSCKRSGDSAPYNCTSAAMQLQIAGKTVTMRVVNNTLFRSRTDTGKFKLMSLEALSDSVRLVLNIKDGPYEESSLGSDAMQLKTYSFAKGTSNTGGFMVLGVKSGSGYRFADTDTSAITITKISPEDHIISGTYYFEADNRTTIGKGTFTNVCFSSLK from the coding sequence ATGAATAGATGTCTTCCTTCTTTACTGGTCACGGCTTCCTGCATATGTATGCTGGCAGTAACTTCCTGCAAACGCTCCGGTGATAGTGCTCCCTATAACTGCACCTCTGCAGCCATGCAATTGCAGATCGCAGGGAAAACTGTCACCATGCGCGTAGTAAACAATACCCTGTTTCGCTCCCGCACCGACACCGGCAAGTTTAAGCTCATGAGCCTGGAAGCCCTTTCAGACTCCGTAAGACTCGTGCTGAACATCAAAGATGGCCCATACGAAGAAAGTTCGCTCGGCTCCGATGCCATGCAGCTTAAAACATACTCCTTCGCAAAAGGTACGTCTAACACCGGCGGCTTCATGGTATTAGGCGTTAAAAGCGGCAGCGGGTACCGCTTCGCAGATACTGACACCTCTGCCATTACCATTACTAAGATCAGTCCTGAAGACCATATCATTTCAGGCACCTATTATTTCGAAGCGGACAATCGCACCACTATAGGAAAAGGAACTTTCACTAACGTATGCTTCAGCTCCCTGAAGTAA
- a CDS encoding DNA polymerase III subunit, producing MLFSDIIGQENISQHLIQSIQQNRLGHALLLLAPEGAGGLPLGLALTQYLVCEDKQENGACGRCSACIKASQYIHPDIHFSYPVIPRKPGDKPVSTDYVAEWREFINSFPYGNAYDWLQFIGAENKQGNITALECQDIIRKLSLKSFESGYKILLMWMPEYLGNEGNRLLKLIEEPPPDTLFILVAENQEQILATILSRTHLIKINPLPKPILVDALVHRSNATPARAQQVATIAMGNYREALSLLQHAEDDYHELLRTWLNFIFTGNKPSLQQWIENISSAKMGREKQKQFLRYFINLLEHTVRLQYLDKAQLAFSDDEVDFAAKLQKLANLQQIEQICTALDNACYYIERNANGKILFHALSIQLQYIFRKKELPV from the coding sequence ATGCTTTTCTCAGACATTATCGGACAGGAAAATATCAGCCAACACCTGATACAATCCATACAACAGAATCGGCTCGGCCATGCCCTGCTGCTGCTGGCACCCGAAGGAGCCGGCGGCCTCCCCCTTGGTCTCGCCCTTACCCAATACCTGGTTTGTGAAGACAAACAGGAAAATGGCGCCTGTGGCCGTTGCTCCGCCTGCATAAAAGCATCCCAATATATCCACCCGGATATCCACTTCTCCTACCCCGTTATCCCACGGAAACCAGGCGATAAACCCGTCAGCACCGACTACGTCGCAGAATGGCGAGAGTTCATCAACTCATTTCCCTACGGAAACGCATACGACTGGCTCCAATTTATCGGCGCCGAAAACAAACAGGGCAATATCACCGCCCTCGAATGCCAGGACATCATCCGCAAACTAAGCCTCAAAAGCTTCGAAAGCGGCTATAAAATATTATTGATGTGGATGCCTGAATACTTGGGCAACGAGGGTAACCGACTCCTTAAACTGATCGAAGAACCCCCACCAGATACCTTATTCATCCTCGTCGCAGAAAATCAGGAACAAATACTGGCTACCATTCTGTCCCGTACACACCTGATCAAGATCAACCCGCTACCCAAACCCATCCTCGTCGATGCACTCGTACACCGCAGTAATGCAACCCCCGCCAGGGCACAACAGGTGGCCACCATCGCCATGGGTAACTACCGGGAAGCACTCTCCCTCCTTCAACATGCCGAAGATGACTACCACGAACTGCTCAGAACCTGGCTCAATTTTATCTTTACCGGTAATAAACCCAGCCTGCAACAATGGATAGAAAATATCTCCAGCGCTAAAATGGGCCGGGAAAAACAAAAACAGTTCCTCCGGTACTTCATCAACCTCCTGGAACATACCGTAAGACTACAATACCTGGATAAAGCACAACTGGCATTCTCAGACGATGAAGTCGACTTCGCCGCCAAATTGCAAAAACTGGCCAACCTGCAACAAATCGAACAGATCTGCACCGCACTCGATAATGCTTGCTATTATATAGAAAGGAATGCCAATGGCAAGATCCTCTTCCACGCCCTTTCTATACAATTACAGTATATATTCAGGAAAAAAGAACTGCCGGTATAA
- the ricT gene encoding regulatory iron-sulfur-containing complex subunit RicT, with amino-acid sequence MACAGCGTGAEGKPAGCKSNGGCSSGGCNRLNVFDWLANIPTGDSLAPFDIIEVSFNNGSRKDFFRNVTKQIFEKGEMVTVEGISGFDVGTVSLTGELVKLQMKKRRAEDTPEVKKILRRSSVDDLNRMKENKARERDAMIKARALARNLGLEMKLAEVEIQADGRKATFFYTADDRVDFRELIKIYASEFRVKVEMRQIGARQEAGKVGGIGSCGRELCCSTWLSDFKSVNTTAARYQNLSINQAKLSGQCGRLKCCLNYELDTYLDALKDFPEDADSIQTANGTANLQKKDIFKNLMWYSYENSNKQYPLTITRVKEIRQLNKQGIRPDDLKAVEVVASKPKETDLGFADVVGQISLKSLEKTSHKRKQKDKDKKQKQKLETAAPANKPNTPAKGGNQPEGKPEPNRSGNPKQEHRERGEHRERGNQRPDNKQQAPKQEGRENRPPRPENRGGQPPKPKAEGGQPQGQPQRPDQKPKERDPKREHRRPPKPKQSPNNKPQQ; translated from the coding sequence ATGGCTTGTGCCGGATGTGGTACGGGTGCGGAAGGGAAGCCGGCAGGATGCAAAAGTAACGGAGGTTGTAGTAGCGGAGGTTGTAATAGACTGAATGTATTCGACTGGCTGGCCAATATTCCCACAGGTGATAGCTTAGCACCATTTGACATTATAGAAGTAAGCTTTAATAACGGTAGTCGCAAGGATTTCTTTCGTAACGTCACCAAACAGATCTTTGAAAAAGGAGAAATGGTAACGGTAGAAGGCATCAGTGGTTTCGATGTAGGTACCGTCAGCCTCACTGGCGAACTGGTAAAACTACAGATGAAAAAACGTCGCGCAGAAGATACCCCGGAAGTCAAAAAAATACTCCGCAGGTCCTCTGTAGACGACCTCAACCGCATGAAAGAAAACAAGGCCCGCGAAAGAGATGCCATGATCAAAGCCAGAGCACTGGCCAGAAATCTGGGCCTCGAAATGAAACTGGCCGAAGTAGAAATCCAGGCAGATGGCCGTAAAGCAACATTCTTCTACACCGCGGACGATCGCGTCGACTTCCGCGAACTGATTAAAATATATGCTTCCGAATTCCGCGTAAAAGTGGAAATGCGCCAGATAGGCGCCCGGCAGGAAGCAGGAAAAGTAGGTGGCATCGGCAGCTGCGGACGCGAATTGTGCTGCTCCACCTGGCTCTCAGACTTCAAAAGCGTCAATACCACCGCCGCCAGATACCAAAACCTGTCTATCAACCAGGCCAAACTATCCGGTCAATGCGGACGCCTCAAATGCTGCCTTAACTACGAACTCGATACCTACCTGGATGCCCTCAAAGACTTCCCGGAAGATGCCGACTCCATTCAGACAGCTAACGGAACTGCCAACCTGCAGAAGAAAGATATCTTCAAAAATCTCATGTGGTATTCTTACGAAAACAGTAATAAGCAATACCCCCTCACCATCACCCGCGTGAAAGAGATCCGGCAGCTCAACAAACAAGGTATACGCCCCGACGACCTTAAAGCAGTAGAAGTAGTCGCGTCAAAACCTAAAGAAACAGATCTCGGCTTCGCCGACGTAGTTGGCCAGATCAGTCTGAAATCCCTGGAAAAAACGTCCCATAAACGTAAACAGAAGGATAAAGACAAAAAACAAAAGCAAAAACTGGAAACTGCTGCCCCCGCCAATAAACCCAACACACCGGCCAAAGGCGGTAACCAACCAGAGGGTAAACCAGAACCTAACCGCAGCGGCAATCCCAAACAGGAACACCGCGAACGGGGCGAACATCGCGAACGCGGTAATCAACGTCCCGACAATAAACAACAAGCGCCGAAACAGGAAGGCCGCGAAAACCGCCCTCCACGTCCTGAAAACAGAGGCGGACAACCGCCCAAACCAAAAGCAGAAGGCGGACAACCACAGGGCCAACCACAACGCCCCGACCAAAAACCAAAGGAAAGAGATCCAAAACGGGAACACCGTAGACCTCCAAAACCTAAACAAAGTCCAAATAATAAACCGCAGCAATAG
- a CDS encoding nucleoid-associated protein — translation MIHVTEFNDLQHLSIHKVGNSSQEEPLICSQQPLEMKDETISQLLITYFIQPFTNNAEYFRFYHEADLQLNEVFQYCKRIFEDREVFHEQSVNIAKHLYKHSTHPKIKGGELYVAYFSRCQVDGEEVAAVGIFKSENRDTYLKVFLADENYQVNYDDGININKLDKGCLIFNIAEEEGYKVSVVDSISKQTEAVYWKDAFLQVQRVEDSYHQTEVAVNMCKQFISNKLPTEYEMNKVDQMDLLNKSAAYFKEKEQFNMDDFAEEVLGHPEAIASFREYKDHFQSEHQQPLPDEFDISSHAVKKQQKVFKSVLKLDKNFHVYIHGNRDLVERGFDEATNMYYYKLLFENES, via the coding sequence ATGATCCATGTAACGGAATTTAATGATCTGCAGCACTTGTCGATCCATAAGGTGGGCAATTCATCGCAGGAGGAGCCACTGATCTGTTCGCAGCAGCCATTGGAGATGAAGGATGAGACGATCAGCCAGCTGCTGATCACTTATTTTATCCAGCCTTTTACTAATAATGCGGAATACTTCCGGTTTTATCATGAAGCTGATTTGCAGCTGAACGAGGTATTCCAGTATTGTAAGCGCATATTTGAGGACCGGGAAGTATTTCACGAGCAATCTGTAAATATTGCCAAACATCTGTATAAACATTCGACACATCCGAAGATAAAGGGAGGGGAGTTGTATGTGGCTTATTTTTCCCGGTGCCAGGTAGATGGGGAGGAAGTAGCGGCCGTGGGTATCTTCAAGTCGGAGAACCGGGATACTTATCTGAAGGTGTTCCTGGCAGATGAGAACTACCAGGTGAATTATGACGATGGTATCAACATCAATAAGCTGGATAAGGGATGTCTGATCTTTAATATTGCGGAGGAGGAAGGGTATAAGGTAAGTGTGGTGGATAGCATCAGTAAGCAGACGGAGGCGGTGTATTGGAAGGATGCTTTTTTGCAGGTGCAGCGTGTAGAGGACAGTTATCATCAGACAGAGGTGGCGGTAAATATGTGTAAGCAATTTATCAGTAATAAGTTGCCTACGGAGTATGAGATGAATAAGGTAGATCAGATGGATCTGTTGAATAAGTCTGCCGCTTATTTTAAGGAGAAGGAGCAATTCAATATGGATGATTTTGCGGAGGAAGTATTGGGGCATCCGGAGGCGATTGCTTCATTCAGGGAGTATAAGGATCATTTTCAGTCGGAGCATCAGCAGCCATTGCCGGACGAGTTTGACATTTCATCGCATGCGGTGAAGAAGCAGCAGAAGGTGTTTAAGAGTGTATTAAAACTGGATAAGAACTTCCATGTGTATATACACGGCAACCGGGATCTGGTAGAAAGGGGATTTGATGAGGCGACGAATATGTATTATTACAAGCTGTTATTTGAGAATGAAAGTTAG
- a CDS encoding SMP-30/gluconolactonase/LRE family protein has protein sequence MKKTFGLLALLCSLYCYSQAQTQKLALFQAHDLTKENQFSQNIEGPNFDKAGNLYVVNYLKDGTIGKIDPTTGAGQRYLTLPDSSIGNSIQFNSQGNMLLPDFIGHNVLMVNTQTKKVSVYVHSTHFNQPNDLCINSKDQLFASDPNWKDQTGKLWRIDNGGKLVLLEDNMGTTNGITLSPDEKTLYVNESIQRKIWKYKVDAAGNISNKQLFAEFTDFGFDGMKCDKAGNLYVARHGKGTIAVLAPNGSLVREIPLKGKACSNLVFGGKDGKTVYVTLQDRKCIEMFLVDIPGAKF, from the coding sequence ATGAAAAAAACCTTTGGCTTACTTGCCCTCTTGTGCTCCCTGTATTGCTATTCCCAGGCACAGACACAAAAACTAGCCCTCTTCCAGGCCCATGACCTCACCAAGGAAAACCAGTTCTCACAAAATATTGAAGGTCCCAACTTCGATAAAGCTGGCAATCTCTATGTAGTCAACTATCTCAAAGACGGTACCATCGGCAAAATAGACCCCACCACCGGCGCCGGACAACGCTATCTCACCCTTCCCGACAGCAGCATCGGTAACAGTATCCAGTTCAATAGCCAGGGTAATATGTTACTCCCCGACTTTATCGGACACAACGTGCTGATGGTCAATACACAAACCAAAAAGGTAAGTGTTTATGTCCACTCCACACACTTCAACCAGCCCAATGATCTCTGTATCAATAGCAAAGATCAGCTGTTCGCCTCCGATCCCAACTGGAAAGATCAAACCGGAAAACTCTGGCGTATAGACAATGGGGGCAAACTCGTCCTGCTGGAAGACAATATGGGTACCACCAACGGTATTACCCTCAGCCCGGATGAAAAGACACTGTACGTCAACGAAAGCATACAAAGGAAGATCTGGAAATATAAGGTCGATGCCGCCGGCAACATATCCAACAAACAGCTGTTCGCTGAATTCACCGACTTCGGCTTCGATGGCATGAAATGCGATAAAGCAGGCAACCTCTATGTCGCCCGCCATGGTAAAGGGACTATCGCCGTATTGGCCCCCAATGGCAGCCTCGTAAGAGAAATTCCACTCAAAGGAAAGGCATGCTCTAACCTGGTCTTCGGCGGTAAAGATGGGAAAACCGTATACGTTACCCTGCAGGATAGAAAATGTATAGAGATGTTCCTCGTCGATATACCAGGGGCCAAATTCTGA
- a CDS encoding glycoside hydrolase domain-containing protein has product MNHLTRRYWGVALLFSICCLTVQAQQVKYTTGNNEWDTDSLGNHRAVVHFKGGGTTARVVIPWRLRSIQPHQRIIVQDAATRQLVAPVYVRSLDREQGDIQFTPISGKGIYYVYYLPYKNEGRSNYPKGVYLQADHNVSEPLQGKLPAPNVTVQALQAIDTFNTFYPMEVIATAAEVKRLRAQHLQAPFLVFPEDRLHAIRMTDDLPQRWIQSGPGYRFAGKADKGEYFAWQLGLYALKHLQQVRIQFGDLRSAAGQVIPASRMSCINTDGTTYEATPLKQDVHVAADKVQAMWCGVDIPKEQAAGVYKGVVKIQAAGLAAVPVQVEITITDKLAVNGGADEPWKQTRLKWLNSTLAQENAVIAPYTPLVVQDRTIQLLGRQVTLGEDGLPAQIQTYFTPEMTSLSAVPRALLKQPIRLDVWTVDGGKPVDWQNTRWAFTGQQPGKVSWQAERKAQGLQLLLDASLEFDGYMIYTMRLIASQAVTVKDIALQIPMDATVARYMMGLNHKGGARPGHIDWKWDVAHKNQDGAWIGDVNGGLQFSLRDQHYSRPLNTNFYLQKPLVLPVSWGNGDKGGITMKEEKETWLIRSYSGERTLQQGDTLYFNFHLIVTPFHPINTDFQWANRFYHKYDNLDTIKRTGATVINIHHANPINPWINYPFIEHAKMKSYIDDAHRKGLKVKIYNTVRELSNRAYETFALRSLGHEVYTAGPGGGYAWLQEHVGKDYIAAWFVPEIKDAAIVNSGMNRWHNYYVEGMNWLVDHVGIDGIYLDDVAFDRVTMKRIKRVLTKAGHPGIIDLHSANQYNKHDGFINSALLYMEHFPYLNRLWFGEYFDYEQNDPDFFLTEVSGIPFGLMGEMLQDGGNPWRGMVYGMTSRLPWSETADPRNIWKVWDDFGIQGSKMIGYWVADNPVKSSDPKVPVTIYRKPGAVLLSIASWAATDTTVKLQIDWKALGIDPANAVIKAPEIRNFQEGRVFDKDAAIPVAKNKGWLLVIQ; this is encoded by the coding sequence ATGAATCATTTGACAAGACGGTATTGGGGTGTTGCGCTCCTTTTTTCTATCTGCTGCCTGACGGTACAGGCACAGCAAGTGAAGTATACGACCGGTAATAATGAGTGGGATACGGATTCACTGGGCAATCACCGGGCGGTGGTACACTTCAAAGGCGGCGGTACAACGGCGCGGGTGGTGATACCGTGGCGGTTGCGGAGTATACAGCCACATCAGCGTATCATCGTGCAGGATGCAGCTACACGACAGCTGGTAGCACCGGTATACGTACGGTCGCTGGACCGGGAGCAGGGGGATATACAATTTACACCGATTTCAGGGAAGGGCATCTACTACGTGTATTATCTGCCATATAAAAACGAGGGAAGGTCCAATTATCCGAAAGGCGTTTATCTGCAAGCGGATCATAATGTGAGCGAACCTTTGCAAGGTAAACTGCCGGCGCCGAATGTAACGGTACAGGCATTGCAAGCCATCGATACGTTCAATACGTTTTACCCCATGGAGGTGATCGCCACGGCGGCGGAGGTGAAGCGGCTGCGGGCGCAGCATCTGCAAGCGCCTTTCCTCGTGTTTCCGGAGGACCGGTTGCATGCTATCCGTATGACGGATGATCTGCCACAGCGATGGATACAATCCGGGCCAGGTTATCGTTTTGCCGGTAAGGCAGACAAAGGGGAATATTTTGCCTGGCAGCTGGGGCTTTATGCATTGAAGCACCTGCAACAGGTAAGGATACAATTCGGAGATCTGCGGTCAGCAGCGGGACAGGTGATCCCGGCGAGCCGTATGAGCTGTATCAATACGGACGGAACTACTTACGAAGCGACGCCTTTGAAGCAAGACGTTCATGTAGCGGCAGACAAGGTACAGGCCATGTGGTGTGGGGTAGATATCCCCAAGGAGCAGGCAGCAGGCGTTTACAAAGGTGTGGTAAAGATACAGGCAGCGGGTCTGGCCGCGGTACCGGTACAGGTGGAGATCACGATCACGGATAAACTGGCAGTGAACGGCGGTGCGGATGAGCCCTGGAAGCAGACCCGGCTGAAGTGGTTAAATTCTACGCTGGCACAGGAGAATGCGGTGATCGCACCTTATACACCGTTGGTCGTGCAAGACCGTACCATACAGCTGTTAGGACGGCAGGTAACGTTAGGCGAAGATGGATTGCCTGCACAGATACAGACTTATTTTACACCAGAGATGACCAGTTTGTCTGCCGTGCCACGTGCTTTGCTGAAGCAGCCTATCCGACTGGATGTATGGACGGTTGACGGTGGTAAGCCGGTAGACTGGCAAAATACGCGTTGGGCATTTACCGGCCAGCAGCCCGGTAAGGTAAGCTGGCAGGCAGAGCGTAAGGCGCAGGGGTTGCAGTTGCTGCTGGATGCTTCACTGGAGTTTGACGGTTATATGATCTATACCATGCGGCTGATCGCCTCACAGGCAGTGACGGTAAAAGACATCGCCTTACAGATACCGATGGATGCAACGGTGGCCAGGTATATGATGGGATTGAACCATAAGGGCGGTGCACGGCCCGGCCATATAGACTGGAAATGGGACGTAGCGCATAAAAACCAAGACGGTGCCTGGATAGGAGATGTTAACGGCGGGTTACAGTTTTCCTTACGTGATCAACATTACTCTCGCCCGCTGAATACTAACTTTTACCTGCAGAAACCTTTAGTATTGCCTGTCTCCTGGGGGAATGGCGACAAAGGCGGAATTACTATGAAAGAGGAGAAGGAGACCTGGCTTATCCGTAGTTATAGTGGAGAACGTACGCTGCAGCAGGGAGATACGTTATATTTCAACTTCCACCTGATCGTAACACCTTTTCATCCGATCAATACAGATTTCCAGTGGGCTAACCGCTTTTATCACAAGTACGACAACCTGGATACCATTAAACGTACAGGCGCTACTGTGATCAATATCCACCATGCGAATCCTATTAATCCGTGGATCAATTATCCTTTTATAGAACATGCCAAAATGAAGTCCTATATAGATGATGCGCATCGTAAGGGGCTAAAGGTAAAGATCTACAATACAGTAAGGGAATTGTCCAACAGGGCTTATGAAACATTTGCCCTGCGTAGTCTGGGTCATGAGGTGTATACGGCAGGACCCGGTGGTGGATATGCCTGGCTGCAGGAGCATGTTGGTAAGGATTATATCGCTGCCTGGTTTGTGCCTGAGATCAAAGATGCGGCTATTGTCAACAGCGGTATGAACCGCTGGCATAACTATTATGTGGAGGGGATGAACTGGCTGGTAGATCATGTGGGTATTGACGGGATCTACCTGGATGATGTAGCTTTTGACCGGGTGACGATGAAACGCATCAAGCGGGTATTGACGAAAGCGGGGCATCCTGGTATTATCGATCTTCACTCTGCCAACCAGTATAATAAACATGATGGTTTTATCAACAGTGCGTTGTTGTATATGGAGCATTTCCCTTATCTGAACAGGTTATGGTTCGGCGAATATTTTGATTATGAGCAGAACGATCCGGATTTCTTCCTGACGGAGGTGAGTGGTATTCCATTTGGCCTGATGGGGGAGATGTTGCAGGACGGTGGTAATCCGTGGAGAGGGATGGTATATGGTATGACCAGCCGGTTGCCCTGGAGTGAGACGGCTGACCCACGGAATATCTGGAAGGTATGGGATGATTTCGGCATACAGGGTTCTAAGATGATCGGTTACTGGGTAGCGGATAACCCGGTAAAGAGCAGTGATCCGAAGGTGCCGGTGACCATTTACAGAAAGCCCGGGGCTGTGCTGTTATCTATTGCCAGCTGGGCAGCCACGGATACGACGGTGAAATTGCAGATAGACTGGAAAGCTTTGGGGATAGATCCGGCGAACGCGGTGATCAAGGCGCCAGAGATCCGTAATTTCCAGGAAGGGCGGGTATTTGACAAAGATGCGGCTATTCCGGTAGCAAAAAACAAAGGTTGGCTGTTGGTGATCCAATAG
- a CDS encoding RagB/SusD family nutrient uptake outer membrane protein, with product MKYLKYILVAGLAIGSAACEKPLEETPYSVIPGEQAYNTKADADAAVIGMYAALYPNYWMYYGGYHMVVTDMTTPMGYNTPGGDLKQMVDFAWSPANQYLQNEWRHMWSLVFRANLALEKLPGIGALDEAVKKEYLGHARFLRALGYYDLTSLWGDVPLVLRSNIGGTAKPHRNKQAMVEAQIIEDLVAAAAALPAKQPSNREAWATQGAAYGLLCKIYLRQKNYAKVEEYARKIMATGRYDLFQPQTEGANKLYSDLFLESNKRDNEFIYKIMYAPTEDGLNGMGVHNRPTDLDQFEGYAYYGVSLDFWWTFEDSDPRGKCFLSEYTGITGKQYRAPKQGETLPTNIAPMPAVYSKKFFVEKGKDPNFDGHNMPILRYADILLCLAEAINEQTGPSAEAIELVNQIKRRAGATELPTSGFSKETLRDKIFQERGWELVFEMKHREDLMRRGTYVEACNKYIAARKSRGALGLANVGPEKLYFPVPQEEVNANPNITQPPIDVIEFPAIK from the coding sequence ATGAAATATCTTAAATATATATTGGTAGCAGGGTTGGCGATAGGAAGTGCTGCCTGCGAGAAACCGCTGGAAGAGACGCCTTATAGTGTGATACCCGGAGAGCAAGCCTACAATACCAAGGCAGATGCAGATGCAGCTGTGATCGGGATGTATGCTGCATTATATCCTAACTACTGGATGTATTATGGCGGTTACCATATGGTGGTAACCGATATGACGACACCGATGGGCTACAATACACCCGGTGGAGATCTGAAGCAGATGGTGGACTTTGCGTGGAGTCCTGCCAATCAATATCTGCAGAACGAATGGCGGCATATGTGGTCGCTGGTATTCCGTGCTAACCTGGCATTGGAGAAGCTGCCCGGTATCGGGGCATTGGATGAAGCCGTTAAAAAAGAGTATCTGGGGCATGCGCGATTTCTGCGGGCATTGGGTTACTATGACTTGACGAGCCTGTGGGGGGATGTGCCATTGGTATTGCGCAGCAATATCGGCGGTACGGCCAAGCCTCACCGTAACAAACAGGCGATGGTAGAAGCGCAGATCATAGAAGACCTGGTAGCGGCGGCAGCGGCATTACCCGCTAAGCAACCTTCTAACCGGGAGGCCTGGGCTACGCAAGGTGCGGCATATGGTTTATTATGTAAGATCTACCTGCGTCAGAAAAATTACGCCAAGGTAGAAGAGTATGCCCGTAAGATCATGGCTACCGGCCGTTATGACCTGTTCCAGCCGCAGACGGAAGGAGCGAACAAATTGTACAGTGATCTGTTCCTGGAGAGTAACAAACGTGATAATGAATTCATCTATAAGATCATGTATGCTCCTACGGAAGACGGTCTGAATGGTATGGGGGTGCATAACCGGCCTACGGACCTGGATCAGTTTGAGGGGTATGCTTATTATGGTGTGTCGCTGGATTTCTGGTGGACATTTGAAGACAGCGATCCCCGTGGTAAATGTTTCCTTTCTGAATATACCGGTATCACGGGTAAACAATACCGTGCCCCTAAGCAAGGAGAAACATTACCAACGAACATCGCGCCGATGCCTGCGGTATATTCCAAAAAATTCTTTGTAGAGAAAGGGAAGGATCCCAATTTCGACGGTCATAATATGCCTATCCTGCGGTATGCCGATATCCTGCTTTGTTTGGCGGAAGCTATTAATGAGCAGACGGGTCCGAGTGCGGAAGCGATAGAGTTGGTGAACCAGATAAAACGTCGTGCAGGTGCTACTGAGTTGCCTACTTCCGGTTTCTCCAAGGAGACGCTGCGTGACAAGATCTTCCAGGAGAGAGGCTGGGAGCTGGTGTTTGAAATGAAACACCGTGAGGATCTGATGCGTCGGGGTACCTATGTGGAGGCATGTAATAAATACATTGCGGCCCGTAAGTCGAGGGGTGCATTAGGATTGGCTAATGTGGGGCCTGAGAAGCTTTACTTCCCAGTTCCGCAGGAAGAGGTGAATGCTAATCCGAATATTACCCAGCCACCTATTGATGTCATCGAGTTCCCGGCTATCAAATAA